Proteins encoded within one genomic window of Lates calcarifer isolate ASB-BC8 unplaced genomic scaffold, TLL_Latcal_v3 scaffold_43_93, whole genome shotgun sequence:
- the lrrfip1b gene encoding leucine-rich repeat flightless-interacting protein 1 isoform X12, whose product MGTQGPGRKRIPNRERLTAEDDALNQIAREAEARLAAKRAARAEAREIRMKELERQQKEISDDEERMSVGSRGSLRVEERPDRDFLDKGSRTASTLSAATLASLGGASSRRGSCDTSFSVETEASIREIKGPLNCVCLWCVQDSLAEAEEKYRKAMVSNAQLHNEKTTLMYQVETLREELSDMEEVLWEARRHCDDTTKEFERERQAHSVLQFQFKEMKETLRQTEELLTEVSELRLKSSSYCQEVSDLQEALQWKEKKISALERQREISDIVRIERDRLRDEVIRLRDLLKKHGVVVSPEITTNGETGHGEADDDVSAESGSQLAQEASHGRESMLGKAAERRPAGGSRVPQDDRKLNLQTFYRRSQSLNEEKDQLSRREKHQGRNRTKPRNTTSVKDLRFTARQDDGVRKKVQTQPGPDPALKGRTKPDRGSEFRPETSAASLLAVPVVEKKRSFEGPLTPEEVVSPVCRTSTSRLLRSRLVPPRPAKDIILDNKAVVSSFFSAEKLNSQKQDARGNEFMATCSSTGRDGPGLRGEVVSERAQCSKEQKIDEVSSPTSEKSEINEAAPEETITGLSVNETVVLTDQISEQQQTLSETDDGGSEDLNDETQLKTSGLDGEEAVNGGTVQEPEEHEDLERGAERPDSKDQTVTVSGLEDWTGLEKTIQNILRGFVESLGLGSETSGSVNRWISDLEETLRKSVLNQQESTNQMKPELSLTDPGSRPGRPAVPNSSVSEVLQGEVQTHEVSVDSPGSRGEVQVQDLREEQTSEVVSGMNQSDVKVTSCQKDFVFIESYFSEPVKTRSVESASDQGLVETAVMSKTNDRDEDLKDVQLKRHRTLSTNSGADQSSKIRRLLEITADEIRAMAVPELVLKSLRDGRVIDESPPSNPDNVEERSIEDMDSCEEADEKDTMQQLATQPQCQPVTEVVIEDVKVVPASRKRWSLDDRKQKNTAECQIS is encoded by the exons ATGGGCACTCAGGGACCGGGCAGGAAGAGGATCCCGAACCGGGAGAGGCTGACCGCCGAGGATGATGCTCTGAACCAGATCGCCCGGGAG GCGGAGGCGAGGCTGGCAGCGAAGCGAGCGGCGAGAGCCGAGGCCCGAGAGATCAGGATGAAGGAGCTGGAGAGACAACAGAAGGAG ATCTCCGATGACGAGGAGAGGATGTCTGTGGGGAGTCGAGGGAGTCTAAGG gtggaggagagacCTGACAGAGACTTCCTGGATAAA GGCTCAAGGACGGCGTCCACGCTGTCAGCCGCCACACTCGCCTCGCTGGGAGGAGCCTCGTCCCGCAGAGGAAGCTGTGACACGTCCTTCTCCGTGGAAACGGAGGCGTCCATCAGAGAAATCAAG GGCCCTctgaactgtgtctgtctgtggtgcGTTCAGGACTCTCTGGCGGAGGCGGAGGAAAAGTACCGTAAAGCGATGGTTTCCAACGCTCAGCTTCACAACGAGAAGACGACTCTGATGTATCAGGTGGAGACTCTGAGGGAGGAGCTGAGCGACATGGAGGAGGTGCTGTGGGAGGCACGACGACACTGTGATGACACcacaaag gagTTTGAACGTGAGCGTCAGGCTCACTCTGttcttcagtttcagtttaaagagatgaaagaaactCTGAGACAGACGGAGGAGCTGCTGACG GAAGTGTCTGAGCTGCGACTGAAGAGCAGCAGCTACTGTCAGGAGGTCTCTGACCTGCAGGAAGCTCTGCAGTGGAAGGAGAAGAAGATCTCG GCgttagagaggcagagagaaatcTCCGACATCGTTCGGATTGAACGAGACCGACTCAGAGACGAAGTGATCCGACTGCGAGATTTACTGAAG AAACACGGCGTCGTTGTCTCACCTGAAATCACCACCAACGGGGAGACGGGACATGGCGAGGCTGACGATGATGTCAGTGCAGAGTCTGGCTCTCAATTGGCTCAGGAGGCATCACATGGCAGAGAGAGCATGCTGG GGAAGGCAGCAGAGCGTcgtccagcagggggcagcagagtCCCACAGGACGACAGGAAGCTCAACCTCCAGACGTTTTACAGACGCTCTCAGTCTCTGAACGAGGAGAAGGACCAGCTGAGCAGGAGGGAAAAACATCAGGgaagaaacagaacaaaacccAGAAACACTACGAGTGTAAAGGATCTGAGGTTTACAGCTCGGCAGGATGATGGCGTTAGAAAGAAGGTTCAGACCCAGCCAGGACCTGACCCAGCTTTAAAAGGCAGAACCAAACCTGACAGAGGCTCTGAATTCAGACCAGAGACAtctgcagcttcactcctgGCTGTCCCTGTGGTGGAAAAGAAGCGCTCCTTTGAAGGTCCGCTTACACCTGAGGAAGTGGTTTCACCTGTTTGCAGAACCTCGACTAGTAGACTCCTCAGATCCAGACTGGTTCCACCTCGACCTGCAAAGGACATCATCCTGGACAACAAGGCTGTCGTGTCGAGTTTCTTCTCTGCTGAAAAACTAAACTCTCAAAAACAAGACGCCAGAGGAAATGAGTTCATGGCAACGTGTTCGTCAACAGGAAGAGACGGACCAGGTTTACGAGGGGAGGTCGTGTCTGAGAGAGCTCAGTGCAGTAAAGAACAGAAAATAGATGAAGTTAGTTCTCCAACATCAGAGAAGAGTGAAATAAATGAAGCTGCTCCTGAAGAGACAATCACAGGTTTGTCTGTTAATGAGACGGTTGTGTTGACAGATCAGATCTCTGAGCAACAACAGACTCTGAGTGAAACTGATGACGGTGGATCTGAAGACCTGAACGATGAAACCCAACTGAAAACCTCAGGGCTCGATGGAGAGGAGGCCGTTAATGGAGGGACAGTTCAGGAACCAGAGGAGCATGAAGACCTGGAGAGAGGAGCTGAACGTCCTGACAGTAAAGACCAGACTGTTACTGTGTCCGGGTTAGAGGACTGGACTGGTCTGGAAAAGACGATTCAAAACATCCTTAGAGGGTTTGTTGAAAGTCTGGGTTTGGGATCTGAGACCTCAGGTTCTGTGAACCGGTGGATTTCAGACCTGGAGGAGACTCTGAGGAAATCTGTGCTGAATCAGCAAGaatcaacaaaccaaatgaAACCTGAACTGTCTCTGACAGATCCTGGATCAAGACCTGGACGACCTGCAGTACCGAACAGTTCAGTCTCTGAGGTGTTACAGGGGGAGGTCCAAACCCATGAGGTCTCTGTGGACTCACCTGGTTCCAGAGGTGAAGTCCAGGTTCAGGATCTCAGAGAAGAACAAACCTCAGAGGTCGTGTCTGGGATGAATCAGAGTGACGTAAAGGTGACGAGCTGCCAGAAGGATTTCGTTTTCATCGAGTCCTACTTTTCTGAACCGGTGAAGACCAGATCGGTGGAGTCTGCTTCAGATCAGGGTTTGGTAGAAACAGCAGTCATGTCTAAAACAAATGACCGAGATGAAGATCTGAAGGACGTCCAGCTGAAACGACATCGAACTTTATCGACAAACTCTGGTGCGGATCAGAGTTCAAAGATCAGACGACTTTTAGAAATCACCGCAGATGAAATCCGAGCGATGGCTGTTCCTGAGCTGGTCCTGAAGAGTCTCCGAGACGGGAGAGTCATCGATGAGTCGCCGCCGTCAAACCCTGACAACGTGGAGGAGAGGTCAATCGAAGACATGGACAGCTGCGAAGAGGCCGATGAGAAGGACACAATGCAGCAACTAGCAACGCAACCACAGTGCCAACCGGTGACGGAGGTCGTCATCGAAGACGTGAAAGTCGTTCCAGCATCGAGGAAAAGATGGAGTCTGGACGACAGGAAACAGAAGAACACAGCCGAGTGTCAGATCTCATAA
- the lrrfip1b gene encoding leucine-rich repeat flightless-interacting protein 1 isoform X13 — MGTQGPGRKRIPNRERLTAEDDALNQIAREAEARLAAKRAARAEAREIRMKELERQQKELFHSHKKYYGLDNKWGHIEQWMEDSERYSRHSRRHTSISDDEERMSVGSRGSLRPSDYSGFLGSSSRASSRASSARASPVVEERPDRDFLDKGSRTASTLSAATLASLGGASSRRGSCDTSFSVETEASIREIKDSLAEAEEKYRKAMVSNAQLHNEKTTLMYQVETLREELSDMEEVLWEARRHCDDTTKEFERERQAHSVLQFQFKEMKETLRQTEELLTKHGVVVSPEITTNGETGHGEADDDVSAESGSQLAQEASHGRESMLGKAAERRPAGGSRVPQDDRKLNLQTFYRRSQSLNEEKDQLSRREKHQGRNRTKPRNTTSVKDLRFTARQDDGVRKKVQTQPGPDPALKGRTKPDRGSEFRPETSAASLLAVPVVEKKRSFEGPLTPEEVVSPVCRTSTSRLLRSRLVPPRPAKDIILDNKAVVSSFFSAEKLNSQKQDARGNEFMATCSSTGRDGPGLRGEVVSERAQCSKEQKIDEVSSPTSEKSEINEAAPEETITGLSVNETVVLTDQISEQQQTLSETDDGGSEDLNDETQLKTSGLDGEEAVNGGTVQEPEEHEDLERGAERPDSKDQTVTVSGLEDWTGLEKTIQNILRGFVESLGLGSETSGSVNRWISDLEETLRKSVLNQQESTNQMKPELSLTDPGSRPGRPAVPNSSVSEVLQGEVQTHEVSVDSPGSRGEVQVQDLREEQTSEVVSGMNQSDVKVTSCQKDFVFIESYFSEPVKTRSVESASDQGLVETAVMSKTNDRDEDLKDVQLKRHRTLSTNSGADQSSKIRRLLEITADEIRAMAVPELVLKSLRDGRVIDESPPSNPDNVEERSIEDMDSCEEADEKDTMQQLATQPQCQPVTEVVIEDVKVVPASRKRWSLDDRKQKNTAECQIS; from the exons ATGGGCACTCAGGGACCGGGCAGGAAGAGGATCCCGAACCGGGAGAGGCTGACCGCCGAGGATGATGCTCTGAACCAGATCGCCCGGGAG GCGGAGGCGAGGCTGGCAGCGAAGCGAGCGGCGAGAGCCGAGGCCCGAGAGATCAGGATGAAGGAGCTGGAGAGACAACAGAAGGAG ctcttccACAGCCACAAG AAGTATTATGGTCTGGATAATAAATGGGGTCACATTGAACAGTGGATG GAGGACAGCGAGCGTTACTCTCGCCACTCACGGAGACACACTTCG ATCTCCGATGACGAGGAGAGGATGTCTGTGGGGAGTCGAGGGAGTCTAAGG CCTTCAGACTACAGTGGGTTTCTGGGCTCCAGTTCTCGAGCCTCCTCCAGGGCCAGTTCAGCTCGTGCGAGCCCAGTG gtggaggagagacCTGACAGAGACTTCCTGGATAAA GGCTCAAGGACGGCGTCCACGCTGTCAGCCGCCACACTCGCCTCGCTGGGAGGAGCCTCGTCCCGCAGAGGAAGCTGTGACACGTCCTTCTCCGTGGAAACGGAGGCGTCCATCAGAGAAATCAAG GACTCTCTGGCGGAGGCGGAGGAAAAGTACCGTAAAGCGATGGTTTCCAACGCTCAGCTTCACAACGAGAAGACGACTCTGATGTATCAGGTGGAGACTCTGAGGGAGGAGCTGAGCGACATGGAGGAGGTGCTGTGGGAGGCACGACGACACTGTGATGACACcacaaag gagTTTGAACGTGAGCGTCAGGCTCACTCTGttcttcagtttcagtttaaagagatgaaagaaactCTGAGACAGACGGAGGAGCTGCTGACG AAACACGGCGTCGTTGTCTCACCTGAAATCACCACCAACGGGGAGACGGGACATGGCGAGGCTGACGATGATGTCAGTGCAGAGTCTGGCTCTCAATTGGCTCAGGAGGCATCACATGGCAGAGAGAGCATGCTGG GGAAGGCAGCAGAGCGTcgtccagcagggggcagcagagtCCCACAGGACGACAGGAAGCTCAACCTCCAGACGTTTTACAGACGCTCTCAGTCTCTGAACGAGGAGAAGGACCAGCTGAGCAGGAGGGAAAAACATCAGGgaagaaacagaacaaaacccAGAAACACTACGAGTGTAAAGGATCTGAGGTTTACAGCTCGGCAGGATGATGGCGTTAGAAAGAAGGTTCAGACCCAGCCAGGACCTGACCCAGCTTTAAAAGGCAGAACCAAACCTGACAGAGGCTCTGAATTCAGACCAGAGACAtctgcagcttcactcctgGCTGTCCCTGTGGTGGAAAAGAAGCGCTCCTTTGAAGGTCCGCTTACACCTGAGGAAGTGGTTTCACCTGTTTGCAGAACCTCGACTAGTAGACTCCTCAGATCCAGACTGGTTCCACCTCGACCTGCAAAGGACATCATCCTGGACAACAAGGCTGTCGTGTCGAGTTTCTTCTCTGCTGAAAAACTAAACTCTCAAAAACAAGACGCCAGAGGAAATGAGTTCATGGCAACGTGTTCGTCAACAGGAAGAGACGGACCAGGTTTACGAGGGGAGGTCGTGTCTGAGAGAGCTCAGTGCAGTAAAGAACAGAAAATAGATGAAGTTAGTTCTCCAACATCAGAGAAGAGTGAAATAAATGAAGCTGCTCCTGAAGAGACAATCACAGGTTTGTCTGTTAATGAGACGGTTGTGTTGACAGATCAGATCTCTGAGCAACAACAGACTCTGAGTGAAACTGATGACGGTGGATCTGAAGACCTGAACGATGAAACCCAACTGAAAACCTCAGGGCTCGATGGAGAGGAGGCCGTTAATGGAGGGACAGTTCAGGAACCAGAGGAGCATGAAGACCTGGAGAGAGGAGCTGAACGTCCTGACAGTAAAGACCAGACTGTTACTGTGTCCGGGTTAGAGGACTGGACTGGTCTGGAAAAGACGATTCAAAACATCCTTAGAGGGTTTGTTGAAAGTCTGGGTTTGGGATCTGAGACCTCAGGTTCTGTGAACCGGTGGATTTCAGACCTGGAGGAGACTCTGAGGAAATCTGTGCTGAATCAGCAAGaatcaacaaaccaaatgaAACCTGAACTGTCTCTGACAGATCCTGGATCAAGACCTGGACGACCTGCAGTACCGAACAGTTCAGTCTCTGAGGTGTTACAGGGGGAGGTCCAAACCCATGAGGTCTCTGTGGACTCACCTGGTTCCAGAGGTGAAGTCCAGGTTCAGGATCTCAGAGAAGAACAAACCTCAGAGGTCGTGTCTGGGATGAATCAGAGTGACGTAAAGGTGACGAGCTGCCAGAAGGATTTCGTTTTCATCGAGTCCTACTTTTCTGAACCGGTGAAGACCAGATCGGTGGAGTCTGCTTCAGATCAGGGTTTGGTAGAAACAGCAGTCATGTCTAAAACAAATGACCGAGATGAAGATCTGAAGGACGTCCAGCTGAAACGACATCGAACTTTATCGACAAACTCTGGTGCGGATCAGAGTTCAAAGATCAGACGACTTTTAGAAATCACCGCAGATGAAATCCGAGCGATGGCTGTTCCTGAGCTGGTCCTGAAGAGTCTCCGAGACGGGAGAGTCATCGATGAGTCGCCGCCGTCAAACCCTGACAACGTGGAGGAGAGGTCAATCGAAGACATGGACAGCTGCGAAGAGGCCGATGAGAAGGACACAATGCAGCAACTAGCAACGCAACCACAGTGCCAACCGGTGACGGAGGTCGTCATCGAAGACGTGAAAGTCGTTCCAGCATCGAGGAAAAGATGGAGTCTGGACGACAGGAAACAGAAGAACACAGCCGAGTGTCAGATCTCATAA
- the lrrfip1b gene encoding leucine-rich repeat flightless-interacting protein 1 isoform X7, producing the protein MGTQGPGRKRIPNRERLTAEDDALNQIAREAEARLAAKRAARAEAREIRMKELERQQKEISDDEERMSVGSRGSLRPSDYSGFLGSSSRASSRASSARASPVVEERPDRDFLDKGSRTASTLSAATLASLGGASSRRGSCDTSFSVETEASIREIKGPLNCVCLWCVQDSLAEAEEKYRKAMVSNAQLHNEKTTLMYQVETLREELSDMEEVLWEARRHCDDTTKEFERERQAHSVLQFQFKEMKETLRQTEELLTEVSELRLKSSSYCQEVSDLQEALQWKEKKISALERQREISDIVRIERDRLRDEVIRLRDLLKKHGVVVSPEITTNGETGHGEADDDVSAESGSQLAQEASHGRESMLGKAAERRPAGGSRVPQDDRKLNLQTFYRRSQSLNEEKDQLSRREKHQGRNRTKPRNTTSVKDLRFTARQDDGVRKKVQTQPGPDPALKGRTKPDRGSEFRPETSAASLLAVPVVEKKRSFEGPLTPEEVVSPVCRTSTSRLLRSRLVPPRPAKDIILDNKAVVSSFFSAEKLNSQKQDARGNEFMATCSSTGRDGPGLRGEVVSERAQCSKEQKIDEVSSPTSEKSEINEAAPEETITGLSVNETVVLTDQISEQQQTLSETDDGGSEDLNDETQLKTSGLDGEEAVNGGTVQEPEEHEDLERGAERPDSKDQTVTVSGLEDWTGLEKTIQNILRGFVESLGLGSETSGSVNRWISDLEETLRKSVLNQQESTNQMKPELSLTDPGSRPGRPAVPNSSVSEVLQGEVQTHEVSVDSPGSRGEVQVQDLREEQTSEVVSGMNQSDVKVTSCQKDFVFIESYFSEPVKTRSVESASDQGLVETAVMSKTNDRDEDLKDVQLKRHRTLSTNSGADQSSKIRRLLEITADEIRAMAVPELVLKSLRDGRVIDESPPSNPDNVEERSIEDMDSCEEADEKDTMQQLATQPQCQPVTEVVIEDVKVVPASRKRWSLDDRKQKNTAECQIS; encoded by the exons ATGGGCACTCAGGGACCGGGCAGGAAGAGGATCCCGAACCGGGAGAGGCTGACCGCCGAGGATGATGCTCTGAACCAGATCGCCCGGGAG GCGGAGGCGAGGCTGGCAGCGAAGCGAGCGGCGAGAGCCGAGGCCCGAGAGATCAGGATGAAGGAGCTGGAGAGACAACAGAAGGAG ATCTCCGATGACGAGGAGAGGATGTCTGTGGGGAGTCGAGGGAGTCTAAGG CCTTCAGACTACAGTGGGTTTCTGGGCTCCAGTTCTCGAGCCTCCTCCAGGGCCAGTTCAGCTCGTGCGAGCCCAGTG gtggaggagagacCTGACAGAGACTTCCTGGATAAA GGCTCAAGGACGGCGTCCACGCTGTCAGCCGCCACACTCGCCTCGCTGGGAGGAGCCTCGTCCCGCAGAGGAAGCTGTGACACGTCCTTCTCCGTGGAAACGGAGGCGTCCATCAGAGAAATCAAG GGCCCTctgaactgtgtctgtctgtggtgcGTTCAGGACTCTCTGGCGGAGGCGGAGGAAAAGTACCGTAAAGCGATGGTTTCCAACGCTCAGCTTCACAACGAGAAGACGACTCTGATGTATCAGGTGGAGACTCTGAGGGAGGAGCTGAGCGACATGGAGGAGGTGCTGTGGGAGGCACGACGACACTGTGATGACACcacaaag gagTTTGAACGTGAGCGTCAGGCTCACTCTGttcttcagtttcagtttaaagagatgaaagaaactCTGAGACAGACGGAGGAGCTGCTGACG GAAGTGTCTGAGCTGCGACTGAAGAGCAGCAGCTACTGTCAGGAGGTCTCTGACCTGCAGGAAGCTCTGCAGTGGAAGGAGAAGAAGATCTCG GCgttagagaggcagagagaaatcTCCGACATCGTTCGGATTGAACGAGACCGACTCAGAGACGAAGTGATCCGACTGCGAGATTTACTGAAG AAACACGGCGTCGTTGTCTCACCTGAAATCACCACCAACGGGGAGACGGGACATGGCGAGGCTGACGATGATGTCAGTGCAGAGTCTGGCTCTCAATTGGCTCAGGAGGCATCACATGGCAGAGAGAGCATGCTGG GGAAGGCAGCAGAGCGTcgtccagcagggggcagcagagtCCCACAGGACGACAGGAAGCTCAACCTCCAGACGTTTTACAGACGCTCTCAGTCTCTGAACGAGGAGAAGGACCAGCTGAGCAGGAGGGAAAAACATCAGGgaagaaacagaacaaaacccAGAAACACTACGAGTGTAAAGGATCTGAGGTTTACAGCTCGGCAGGATGATGGCGTTAGAAAGAAGGTTCAGACCCAGCCAGGACCTGACCCAGCTTTAAAAGGCAGAACCAAACCTGACAGAGGCTCTGAATTCAGACCAGAGACAtctgcagcttcactcctgGCTGTCCCTGTGGTGGAAAAGAAGCGCTCCTTTGAAGGTCCGCTTACACCTGAGGAAGTGGTTTCACCTGTTTGCAGAACCTCGACTAGTAGACTCCTCAGATCCAGACTGGTTCCACCTCGACCTGCAAAGGACATCATCCTGGACAACAAGGCTGTCGTGTCGAGTTTCTTCTCTGCTGAAAAACTAAACTCTCAAAAACAAGACGCCAGAGGAAATGAGTTCATGGCAACGTGTTCGTCAACAGGAAGAGACGGACCAGGTTTACGAGGGGAGGTCGTGTCTGAGAGAGCTCAGTGCAGTAAAGAACAGAAAATAGATGAAGTTAGTTCTCCAACATCAGAGAAGAGTGAAATAAATGAAGCTGCTCCTGAAGAGACAATCACAGGTTTGTCTGTTAATGAGACGGTTGTGTTGACAGATCAGATCTCTGAGCAACAACAGACTCTGAGTGAAACTGATGACGGTGGATCTGAAGACCTGAACGATGAAACCCAACTGAAAACCTCAGGGCTCGATGGAGAGGAGGCCGTTAATGGAGGGACAGTTCAGGAACCAGAGGAGCATGAAGACCTGGAGAGAGGAGCTGAACGTCCTGACAGTAAAGACCAGACTGTTACTGTGTCCGGGTTAGAGGACTGGACTGGTCTGGAAAAGACGATTCAAAACATCCTTAGAGGGTTTGTTGAAAGTCTGGGTTTGGGATCTGAGACCTCAGGTTCTGTGAACCGGTGGATTTCAGACCTGGAGGAGACTCTGAGGAAATCTGTGCTGAATCAGCAAGaatcaacaaaccaaatgaAACCTGAACTGTCTCTGACAGATCCTGGATCAAGACCTGGACGACCTGCAGTACCGAACAGTTCAGTCTCTGAGGTGTTACAGGGGGAGGTCCAAACCCATGAGGTCTCTGTGGACTCACCTGGTTCCAGAGGTGAAGTCCAGGTTCAGGATCTCAGAGAAGAACAAACCTCAGAGGTCGTGTCTGGGATGAATCAGAGTGACGTAAAGGTGACGAGCTGCCAGAAGGATTTCGTTTTCATCGAGTCCTACTTTTCTGAACCGGTGAAGACCAGATCGGTGGAGTCTGCTTCAGATCAGGGTTTGGTAGAAACAGCAGTCATGTCTAAAACAAATGACCGAGATGAAGATCTGAAGGACGTCCAGCTGAAACGACATCGAACTTTATCGACAAACTCTGGTGCGGATCAGAGTTCAAAGATCAGACGACTTTTAGAAATCACCGCAGATGAAATCCGAGCGATGGCTGTTCCTGAGCTGGTCCTGAAGAGTCTCCGAGACGGGAGAGTCATCGATGAGTCGCCGCCGTCAAACCCTGACAACGTGGAGGAGAGGTCAATCGAAGACATGGACAGCTGCGAAGAGGCCGATGAGAAGGACACAATGCAGCAACTAGCAACGCAACCACAGTGCCAACCGGTGACGGAGGTCGTCATCGAAGACGTGAAAGTCGTTCCAGCATCGAGGAAAAGATGGAGTCTGGACGACAGGAAACAGAAGAACACAGCCGAGTGTCAGATCTCATAA